Proteins encoded in a region of the Campylobacter geochelonis genome:
- the serB gene encoding phosphoserine phosphatase SerB — protein MIKLCVFDFDSTLMDGETITFFAKKMGAGEEVAKITKQAMAGELDFFESFTKRVAFLKGMKESDAIEIANNLPFIKGAKEIIEYLKNKGIKVVVFSGGYHIATDAAKEKLGYDASFANYLHIKDGVATGFAGGEMMFGYSKGKVLKELKALMGLKKEEVMTVGDGANDISMFKEAGLKIAFCANEVLKKEADFCVDTKDLKELMKYV, from the coding sequence ATGATAAAACTTTGCGTTTTTGACTTTGACTCGACGCTTATGGATGGCGAAACTATCACATTTTTTGCTAAAAAAATGGGAGCTGGAGAAGAGGTAGCTAAGATCACAAAACAAGCGATGGCTGGCGAGCTTGATTTTTTTGAGAGTTTCACTAAACGAGTTGCATTTTTAAAGGGTATGAAAGAGAGCGATGCGATAGAGATAGCTAATAATTTGCCATTTATAAAAGGCGCTAAAGAGATTATAGAGTATTTAAAAAACAAAGGCATTAAAGTTGTAGTTTTTAGTGGAGGTTATCATATCGCAACAGACGCGGCAAAAGAAAAGCTTGGATATGACGCTAGTTTTGCAAACTACTTGCATATAAAAGATGGTGTTGCGACTGGATTTGCTGGTGGCGAGATGATGTTTGGCTACTCAAAAGGCAAGGTTTTAAAAGAGCTTAAAGCTTTAATGGGGCTTAAAAAAGAAGAGGTTATGACAGTTGGAGATGGAGCAAATGACATCTCAATGTTTAAAGAAGCTGGTCTTAAAATCGCATTTTGTGCTAACGAAGTGCTTAAAAAAGAGGCTGATTTTTGCGTGGATACTAAGGATTTAAAGGAGTTGATGAAGTATGTATAG
- a CDS encoding transaldolase — translation MYSGNFSLWCDFLERDFIDGEFRELINDGVFNGATSNPAIFKNAILNSPAYKESKDKFSKKSSKELYEILATQDIRVAADIMLKNYVDGDDGFVSLEVDPNLSDNSEATFKEGKRLYSTIGMPNVMIKVPATKRGYEAMSELIKKGINVNATLIFSPDQTAECLEAFKEGTKAFKKRFVKANLPKAVISIFVSRFDRMLDEKMKKNGLEAGKIGILNATKCYHMIQEANLENTRALFASTGVKGDEFKKSYYVDELMFKNCINTAPLDTIKEFIKGEKVLKEPTSLKEIDAFFKSVKDTKIDLKGAYKELLDDGLKQFVVAFDDILKALK, via the coding sequence ATGTATAGTGGAAATTTTTCGCTTTGGTGTGATTTTTTAGAGCGCGATTTTATCGATGGTGAATTTAGAGAACTTATAAATGATGGCGTTTTTAACGGCGCTACATCAAATCCGGCGATTTTTAAAAATGCGATTTTAAACTCGCCAGCTTATAAAGAGAGCAAAGATAAATTTAGTAAAAAATCATCAAAAGAGCTATATGAAATTCTAGCAACGCAAGATATCAGAGTTGCGGCTGATATTATGCTTAAAAATTACGTAGATGGCGATGATGGGTTTGTTAGTTTAGAAGTTGATCCAAATTTAAGTGATAATTCTGAGGCCACTTTTAAAGAGGGGAAACGCCTTTATAGCACGATTGGTATGCCAAATGTGATGATAAAAGTTCCAGCTACAAAGCGTGGATATGAGGCGATGAGCGAGCTTATAAAAAAAGGGATAAATGTAAATGCAACTCTTATCTTCTCTCCAGATCAAACAGCTGAGTGCTTAGAAGCGTTTAAAGAAGGAACTAAAGCTTTTAAAAAACGTTTTGTAAAGGCGAATTTACCAAAAGCTGTGATTAGTATTTTTGTGAGTCGTTTTGATAGAATGCTTGATGAAAAGATGAAAAAAAATGGTCTTGAAGCTGGTAAAATCGGCATTTTAAACGCAACAAAATGCTACCATATGATACAAGAGGCAAATTTAGAAAACACTAGAGCACTTTTTGCAAGCACTGGCGTGAAAGGTGATGAGTTTAAAAAGTCGTATTATGTCGATGAACTGATGTTTAAAAACTGCATAAATACAGCCCCGCTTGATACTATAAAAGAGTTTATAAAGGGCGAAAAAGTGCTTAAAGAGCCAACTTCGCTTAAAGAAATAGATGCTTTTTTTAAGTCAGTAAAAGATACAAAGATAGACTTAAAAGGTGCGTATAAAGAGCTGCTTGATGATGGGCTAAAGCAGTTTGTAGTGGCGTTTGATGATATTTTAAAGGCGTTAAAATAG
- a CDS encoding type IV pilus twitching motility protein PilT: MSNIYSEDIQKKKLNEYLNFLIKHGGSDLHIKSNSQIRGRINGDIVKFSQKPFPKSEALALAKELLRGRFDEFIEKKSLDFTYRLNDEYRFRVNIFFQIDGVSAVFRTIPTKIPTIDDLRLPQVLKKICDESMRGLVLVTGPTGSGKTTTIASMLNRINNTRASHIVTIEDPVEFVFEDSECIVNQRALGQDCNTFSDSLRAALREDPDIIFVGEMRDLETIETALHAAETGHLVFSTLHTLDAKESINRIIGMFEPSEQSRIKISFASVLEAVISQRLAVTTDGRRTPVVEVLRKNVRIKDMILSDRYSEVTDAIRDGKNTYGMQTFDQHLLELYTAGIISKEEALDKSTNRSDLNIGIKNIMLKQKADGQSGGDEYKEDIKLQDV; the protein is encoded by the coding sequence ATGTCAAATATATATTCTGAAGATATACAGAAAAAAAAGCTAAATGAGTATTTAAATTTTTTGATAAAACATGGAGGAAGCGACCTTCATATAAAATCAAATTCTCAAATTAGAGGTAGGATTAATGGCGATATAGTTAAATTTAGCCAAAAACCATTTCCAAAAAGTGAAGCTCTAGCTTTAGCAAAAGAGCTTTTAAGAGGAAGATTTGATGAGTTTATAGAGAAAAAAAGCTTAGATTTTACCTATAGGTTAAATGATGAGTATAGATTTCGTGTAAATATCTTTTTTCAAATCGATGGCGTGAGCGCTGTTTTTAGGACTATTCCTACGAAAATTCCAACCATTGATGATTTAAGGCTACCACAAGTTTTAAAAAAGATTTGCGATGAGAGTATGAGAGGGCTAGTTTTAGTTACTGGACCAACTGGAAGCGGTAAGACAACCACCATAGCAAGCATGCTAAATAGGATAAATAACACAAGAGCAAGTCATATAGTAACTATTGAAGATCCAGTTGAGTTTGTCTTTGAAGATAGTGAGTGTATTGTAAATCAAAGAGCTTTAGGGCAAGATTGTAACACCTTTTCAGACTCACTTCGAGCCGCACTTAGAGAAGATCCAGATATAATTTTTGTTGGCGAGATGAGAGATCTTGAGACAATTGAAACCGCGCTTCATGCAGCTGAAACTGGACACTTAGTCTTTTCTACCTTGCACACACTTGATGCAAAAGAGAGCATAAATAGGATAATCGGTATGTTTGAACCAAGCGAGCAATCAAGGATAAAGATATCATTTGCCTCTGTTTTAGAAGCCGTTATTTCTCAACGACTTGCAGTAACAACAGATGGAAGAAGAACTCCAGTAGTTGAGGTTTTGCGCAAAAATGTTCGTATAAAAGATATGATTTTATCTGATAGATATAGTGAAGTGACTGACGCGATTAGAGATGGTAAGAATACTTATGGTATGCAAACTTTTGATCAGCACCTTTTAGAGCTTTATACAGCTGGAATCATAAGCAAAGAAGAAGCACTTGATAAGAGTACAAACAGAAGCGATCTTAATATAGGTATCAAAAACATTATGCTAAAACAAAAAGCTGATGGTCAAAGTGGTGGCGATGAATACAAAGAGGATATAAAATTACAAGATGTTTAG
- a CDS encoding 50S ribosomal protein L25/general stress protein Ctc, which translates to MLEGIVRESIGKKSAKALKRDGYLIANIYAKGLENVNAAFKTNEFIKFVRDKENLAFDIKVGANTYKVVVEEYQKHPVTNMITHVDLRVVLDDLVSKYYIPVKVTGIAKGLKNKGVLVQSKRRLPVQCAGKDLPNAFVLDVTELDTGDSILVRDIQIPQNVTMLESASVAVVGVLTAK; encoded by the coding sequence ATGCTAGAAGGTATAGTTAGAGAGAGTATCGGTAAAAAGTCTGCCAAGGCTTTAAAAAGAGATGGTTATCTAATCGCTAATATTTATGCGAAAGGATTAGAAAATGTCAATGCGGCATTTAAAACAAATGAATTTATCAAATTTGTAAGAGATAAAGAGAATTTGGCTTTTGATATAAAAGTTGGCGCAAATACATATAAAGTAGTAGTTGAAGAGTATCAAAAACACCCAGTGACAAACATGATAACTCATGTTGATTTAAGAGTTGTTTTAGATGATTTAGTTTCAAAATACTACATTCCTGTAAAAGTAACAGGTATAGCAAAAGGTCTTAAAAACAAAGGTGTTTTAGTTCAGTCAAAAAGAAGACTTCCGGTTCAATGCGCTGGCAAAGATCTTCCAAACGCGTTTGTTTTAGATGTTACAGAGCTTGATACTGGTGATTCAATCCTAGTTAGAGATATTCAAATTCCACAAAATGTTACTATGCTTGAGTCTGCAAGCGTAGCTGTTGTTGGAGTTTTGACAGCTAAGTAA
- the pth gene encoding aminoacyl-tRNA hydrolase encodes MILVVGLGNPGAQYADTRHNIGFMLVDKMLEDDGFTDVSSSKFQGELYKKGSLLLLKPQTYMNVSGYSVKMVKDFYKPERVIVVHDDIDLNFGAVKFKIGGSSGGHNGIKSIDSLIGVEYERVRVGIGRGKGNVAGFVLSKFEDDEQKKLEAILSHTKKATQFLLKSDLETTRAKFSIKDIQNEVI; translated from the coding sequence ATGATACTTGTTGTTGGTCTTGGAAATCCGGGCGCACAGTATGCTGATACAAGGCACAACATAGGCTTTATGCTAGTAGATAAAATGCTTGAAGATGACGGTTTTACCGATGTTAGTTCAAGTAAATTTCAAGGCGAGCTTTATAAAAAAGGCTCGCTTCTTCTTTTAAAACCTCAAACTTATATGAATGTCAGCGGATATAGCGTAAAAATGGTTAAAGACTTTTATAAACCAGAGCGCGTGATAGTAGTTCATGATGATATAGACTTAAATTTTGGAGCTGTAAAATTTAAAATCGGCGGAAGCAGTGGCGGACACAACGGTATAAAATCAATCGATAGTTTAATCGGCGTAGAGTATGAAAGGGTTAGAGTTGGTATCGGACGAGGAAAAGGCAATGTGGCTGGATTTGTGTTGTCTAAATTTGAAGATGATGAACAAAAAAAGCTAGAAGCGATTTTATCTCACACCAAAAAAGCTACCCAATTTTTACTAAAGTCTGATTTAGAAACCACAAGAGCAAAATTTAGCATAAAAGATATACAAAATGAAGTTATATAG
- a CDS encoding LptF/LptG family permease: MKLYSRYIGYVYLKYLFILFIALELFYVGIDVLTNLKDLPQSANLQLLYLGFTALSAIGYTLPLSLIFAMIITKFNMIRSNELISFYSLGISRNAIIKVPFFIALAISLLYIYLNSTPFAYVNEYKNNLSSFNAVGKVSSGMFLKYGDKYIYVKELNSLANAAKDIKIFYLKNGDLTKLTDVKTATYNAKKWTFYDVNSTTIPSNLAIGNDGLKYEFSTKFEDLAGFDPTSIEKIYDSSNIYSIKDALNSIKTFKNQGVNIDGIKANLYSLIFTPLFAPLMVLILYYYLPASGRFFNLALLSFGFFIVTLSLWGVLFVMTRFALSGVIIPEVGIILPIILLFCYACYLVLKHR; the protein is encoded by the coding sequence ATGAAGTTATATAGTAGATACATCGGATATGTTTATTTAAAATATCTTTTTATTTTATTCATTGCGCTTGAGCTTTTTTACGTTGGTATAGATGTTCTTACTAACTTAAAAGATCTCCCGCAAAGTGCGAATTTACAGCTACTTTATCTTGGTTTTACAGCTCTTAGCGCGATTGGTTACACGCTTCCATTAAGCTTGATTTTTGCGATGATTATAACTAAATTTAATATGATAAGAAGCAATGAGCTTATTAGCTTTTACTCTCTTGGTATAAGTAGAAATGCCATTATAAAAGTGCCATTTTTTATAGCTTTAGCAATTAGTCTTTTATATATTTATCTAAACTCAACGCCATTTGCCTATGTAAATGAGTATAAAAATAACTTATCAAGTTTTAATGCAGTTGGCAAAGTCAGTAGCGGAATGTTTCTAAAATATGGCGATAAATACATATATGTAAAAGAGTTAAATTCTTTAGCAAATGCAGCTAAAGATATAAAGATATTTTATTTAAAAAATGGCGATTTAACCAAATTAACCGATGTTAAAACAGCGACCTATAATGCGAAAAAATGGACATTTTACGATGTGAATTCTACAACAATTCCATCAAATTTAGCCATTGGGAATGATGGTTTGAAGTATGAATTTAGCACAAAATTTGAAGATTTAGCCGGTTTTGATCCAACAAGTATAGAAAAAATTTATGATTCATCAAACATTTACTCGATTAAAGATGCGCTAAATTCTATAAAAACGTTTAAAAATCAAGGCGTAAATATAGACGGCATAAAAGCAAATTTATACTCACTAATTTTCACGCCTTTGTTTGCGCCACTTATGGTTTTGATACTGTATTACTATCTTCCAGCAAGTGGGCGGTTTTTTAACCTTGCGCTTTTAAGCTTTGGATTTTTTATAGTTACGCTATCTTTATGGGGAGTGCTTTTTGTGATGACAAGATTTGCGCTTAGTGGAGTTATAATCCCAGAAGTTGGGATAATTTTGCCTATAATTTTGCTATTTTGTTATGCTTGTTATCTTGTTTTAAAGCACCGTTAA
- the lysA gene encoding diaminopimelate decarboxylase, with amino-acid sequence MDYKQLAKTYETPLYIYDFNQIKKRYLELKNSFAGRKSLVCYAVKANSNLSLLKLLANLGSGFDCVSFNEVRRAILAGADRYKIIYSGVGKQDSEIKDAINANILMINVESSAELDRIEEIAKSLDKIARISIRVNPNIDPKTHPYISTGLNENKFGVNINEAKKMYIKAKNSQFLNPIGIHFHIGSQLIDIMPVHEAAQIVSNLMRELKALEIDIKFFDIGGGVGIRYKDEKNVDLYEYAQGILSALKGQDETIVCEPGRFIVGESGVLLTKVLYEKVNNDKRFVVVDGAMNDLLRPSLYGAYHEIEALADGLNLSKCDIVGPICESGDFLGKDRDMPELKSGDLLVVKCAGAYGFGMASNYNSRCKAAEVAIEDGKARLIRKREKFEDLVANEIEFIGE; translated from the coding sequence ATGGACTATAAACAGCTTGCCAAAACTTACGAAACACCACTTTACATTTATGATTTTAATCAGATAAAAAAGAGATATCTAGAGCTTAAAAACTCATTTGCAGGAAGAAAATCTCTAGTTTGTTACGCTGTAAAAGCAAACTCAAATTTAAGCTTGTTAAAGCTTTTAGCAAATTTAGGTTCTGGATTTGACTGCGTTAGCTTTAACGAAGTTAGAAGAGCGATTTTAGCAGGAGCTGATAGATATAAGATAATATATTCAGGAGTTGGAAAGCAAGATAGTGAGATAAAAGATGCTATAAACGCAAACATTTTGATGATAAATGTCGAAAGTAGCGCCGAACTTGATAGAATCGAAGAAATCGCAAAAAGCCTAGATAAAATAGCAAGAATCAGCATAAGAGTAAATCCAAATATCGATCCAAAAACCCATCCATACATCTCAACTGGACTTAACGAAAACAAATTTGGTGTGAATATAAATGAAGCAAAAAAGATGTATATCAAAGCAAAAAATAGTCAGTTTTTAAATCCGATTGGCATACATTTTCACATAGGAAGCCAGCTTATTGATATCATGCCAGTTCATGAAGCAGCGCAAATCGTGTCAAATTTAATGAGAGAATTAAAAGCGTTAGAAATTGATATTAAATTTTTTGATATCGGCGGTGGCGTTGGAATACGTTATAAAGATGAAAAAAATGTCGATTTATACGAGTATGCACAAGGAATTTTATCAGCGCTTAAAGGTCAAGATGAGACTATCGTGTGTGAGCCAGGTCGTTTTATCGTAGGCGAAAGTGGCGTGCTTTTGACAAAAGTTTTATATGAAAAAGTTAATAACGATAAAAGATTTGTCGTAGTAGATGGCGCGATGAACGATCTTTTGCGCCCGAGTCTATATGGCGCTTATCATGAGATTGAAGCTTTGGCGGATGGCTTGAATTTAAGCAAATGCGATATCGTTGGCCCGATTTGTGAAAGTGGCGATTTTTTAGGAAAAGATAGAGATATGCCAGAGCTTAAAAGTGGCGATTTGCTTGTTGTAAAATGCGCTGGAGCTTATGGTTTTGGCATGGCAAGCAACTACAACTCAAGGTGTAAAGCCGCAGAAGTTGCTATAGAAGATGGCAAGGCTAGGCTTATTAGAAAACGAGAAAAATTTGAAGATTTGGTCGCAAACGAAATCGAATTTATAGGAGAATAA
- the pheA gene encoding prephenate dehydratase, giving the protein MQNIDDLRGCIDGVDNQILKLLDERMGYVKKIGELKNSSGATIYRPEREKAIISRLESEHSYNLGKKAIEAIFFEIFSVSRNLEKPQVVAFLGPFGTYTHQAAKSRFGAVSTYLPLASIEAVFKELDNKEARYGVVPIENNTEGGVGATFDCLGEYEGIKIVAEIYMDIHHCFVSNEENIKDIDKIYSHPQGYNQCLKFLEDHGLNEIEFIPTKSTALAAKMAAQTPNSAAICSQIAANIFKVPMMFETIEDNLANRTRFFILSDFKNAKTNHDKTSIMAKTDHKPGALVELLQMFRNEGINLTKLESRPIKKKDFKTNFYIDFEGHIDDERVKKVLLMAKKEGHEISWLGSYMNGDER; this is encoded by the coding sequence GTGCAAAATATCGATGATTTACGAGGCTGCATTGATGGTGTGGATAACCAAATTTTAAAGCTTTTAGATGAGCGAATGGGCTATGTTAAAAAAATTGGAGAGCTAAAAAACTCCAGTGGAGCGACTATATACAGACCAGAACGCGAAAAAGCTATCATCAGCCGCTTAGAAAGTGAGCATAGCTATAACTTAGGTAAAAAGGCGATTGAGGCGATATTTTTCGAGATTTTCTCTGTTTCAAGAAATTTAGAAAAACCACAAGTTGTAGCTTTTCTTGGACCTTTTGGAACATACACTCATCAAGCCGCAAAGAGCCGTTTTGGCGCAGTTAGCACCTATCTTCCGCTAGCTTCGATTGAAGCGGTTTTTAAAGAGCTTGACAACAAAGAAGCTCGTTATGGCGTAGTTCCTATAGAAAACAACACTGAAGGTGGCGTGGGAGCGACGTTTGATTGTCTTGGCGAGTATGAAGGTATAAAAATCGTGGCTGAAATTTATATGGATATCCACCACTGTTTTGTAAGCAATGAAGAGAATATAAAAGATATAGATAAAATTTATTCTCATCCTCAAGGTTATAATCAGTGCTTAAAATTCTTAGAAGATCATGGCTTAAATGAGATAGAATTTATCCCTACAAAATCAACTGCATTAGCAGCAAAAATGGCAGCGCAAACTCCAAATTCAGCAGCTATTTGTTCGCAGATTGCTGCAAATATTTTTAAAGTGCCGATGATGTTTGAAACGATTGAAGATAACTTAGCAAACAGAACAAGGTTTTTTATCTTAAGCGATTTTAAAAACGCCAAAACAAACCACGATAAAACTTCGATTATGGCAAAAACAGATCATAAACCAGGCGCTTTGGTTGAGCTTTTGCAGATGTTTAGAAATGAGGGTATAAATTTAACTAAACTTGAGAGCAGACCGATAAAAAAGAAAGATTTTAAGACAAATTTCTATATAGATTTTGAGGGTCATATAGATGATGAGAGGGTAAAAAAGGTTCTTTTAATGGCTAAAAAAGAGGGTCATGAGATCTCATGGCTTGGAAGTTATATGAATGGAGATGAAAGATGA
- the hisC gene encoding histidinol-phosphate transaminase yields the protein MKFNDVLENLTNYEAGKPIELVVREFGVKEKDVLKLASNENPMGTSKKVQKALKKAAAHAHLYPDDSMFELKDALSSKYKIKPENIIIGSGSDQVIEFALHAKTNSKNAILVAGTTFAMYEIYAKHTGAKIYKTQSKQHDLDEFSKIYKEKKDEISVIFLCIPNNPLGECLDRKDVYKFIQSIDKDVLVIIDGAYNEFATFKDSKKEIKPKDLLDKFSNVLYLGTFSKIYGLGGMRIGYGIASEQIIKALSKLRAPFNVTTPSLVAALEVLKDEKFVEDTLKNNLKEMKKYEKFAKKNGLEFIPSYTNFITFLFKKQDSSEICDKLLRQGIILRNLKGYGMNAIRITIGLPKDNQRVLKALKELL from the coding sequence ATGAAATTTAACGATGTGTTAGAAAATTTGACAAATTACGAAGCTGGAAAACCGATTGAGCTTGTTGTTAGAGAATTTGGCGTAAAAGAAAAAGATGTTTTAAAACTAGCAAGTAACGAAAATCCAATGGGAACTAGCAAAAAAGTTCAAAAAGCTCTGAAAAAGGCAGCCGCTCACGCACATTTATATCCAGATGATAGTATGTTTGAGCTAAAAGACGCGCTTTCTAGCAAGTATAAAATCAAACCAGAAAATATCATCATCGGCTCTGGAAGCGATCAAGTTATAGAGTTTGCTTTGCATGCAAAGACAAACTCAAAAAATGCTATTTTGGTGGCTGGAACGACATTTGCGATGTATGAAATTTATGCTAAACATACGGGCGCTAAAATTTATAAAACTCAGTCAAAACAGCATGATTTAGATGAATTTAGTAAAATTTATAAAGAGAAAAAAGATGAAATTTCAGTCATATTTTTATGTATTCCAAACAACCCATTAGGCGAGTGTTTGGATAGAAAAGATGTGTATAAATTTATCCAAAGCATTGATAAAGATGTGCTTGTTATCATCGATGGCGCTTATAACGAGTTTGCCACTTTTAAAGATAGCAAAAAAGAGATAAAACCAAAAGATTTATTAGATAAATTTAGTAATGTTTTATATCTTGGAACATTTTCTAAAATTTATGGACTCGGCGGAATGCGCATAGGTTATGGTATCGCAAGCGAGCAGATTATAAAAGCACTTTCAAAGCTAAGAGCGCCATTTAACGTAACGACTCCAAGCTTAGTTGCTGCACTTGAAGTTTTAAAAGATGAGAAATTTGTAGAAGATACTTTGAAAAACAACTTAAAAGAGATGAAAAAGTACGAGAAATTTGCTAAGAAAAATGGACTTGAGTTTATCCCAAGTTATACAAATTTCATAACATTTTTGTTTAAAAAACAAGACTCAAGCGAAATTTGCGACAAGCTTTTAAGACAGGGCATAATTTTGCGAAATTTAAAAGGTTATGGAATGAACGCCATTCGCATTACCATAGGACTTCCTAAAGATAATCAAAGAGTTTTAAAAGCATTAAAAGAGCTTTTGTAA